In one Candidatus Nitronereus thalassa genomic region, the following are encoded:
- a CDS encoding polymer-forming cytoskeletal protein has product MWGDKDEKKKKETIFEEDHYTFLGKGVDFKGKANFDGTVRVDGHFEGEITTADTLIIGEHAVIKGSIIGGVIVSGGKVEGNIVASKKVQLLKPAVLIGDVQSPSFSMEEGVLFQGVCDMGISHLDDLEPSTTLENVHDLNAHRDHKLRSQEA; this is encoded by the coding sequence AGAAGGAAACGATCTTTGAAGAAGACCATTACACCTTCTTAGGAAAAGGTGTCGATTTTAAAGGCAAAGCTAACTTTGATGGAACGGTAAGGGTCGATGGTCATTTCGAGGGTGAAATAACCACAGCGGATACCTTGATCATTGGTGAGCATGCCGTGATCAAAGGGTCGATTATTGGTGGCGTGATTGTGTCCGGAGGAAAAGTCGAGGGCAACATTGTCGCATCAAAGAAAGTTCAACTTCTCAAGCCTGCCGTGTTAATTGGAGATGTGCAATCTCCCTCGTTTTCCATGGAAGAAGGCGTGTTATTTCAAGGAGTCTGTGACATGGGAATCAGTCACCTAGACGATTTGGAACCTTCAACAACCTTGGAAAATGTTCATGATCTCAACGCTCACCGCGATCATAAACTCCGTTCTCAGGAAGCCTAA
- the atpH gene encoding ATP synthase F1 subunit delta, producing MTKNTVARRYAQALFRFIDKGSLESAQAGIQDLARAFEESTSLKHVMASPVFTLEEKSSVLTACSERAGCPPALGKFCELLLKKNRVGFLPEIAEAFRDLMDQERGKQQVIVTSANNIDTAGREDLQLKLQGLLNKPVDVSFHEDPSLLAGIQIRIGSKVYDSTIKGQLQKMRAQLVKG from the coding sequence ATGACGAAAAATACTGTTGCACGCCGCTATGCGCAGGCGTTATTTCGATTCATTGACAAAGGAAGTTTGGAAAGTGCCCAAGCCGGAATTCAAGATCTGGCTCGCGCATTTGAAGAGTCTACTTCCCTTAAACATGTGATGGCCTCTCCAGTATTTACCTTGGAAGAAAAGTCGTCGGTGCTCACGGCTTGTAGTGAACGAGCAGGGTGTCCACCAGCTTTAGGAAAGTTTTGCGAACTTTTATTGAAAAAAAATCGTGTCGGATTCTTGCCGGAAATTGCGGAAGCGTTTCGAGATTTAATGGATCAAGAGCGCGGAAAACAGCAAGTCATCGTCACCTCGGCTAATAATATTGATACTGCCGGGAGGGAAGACCTCCAATTAAAATTACAAGGATTGCTGAATAAACCGGTGGACGTGTCATTTCATGAAGATCCTTCGTTGTTGGCAGGCATTCAAATCAGAATTGGAAGCAAAGTCTATGATAGTACCATCAAGGGCCAACTTCAAAAGATGCGGGCTCAACTGGTAAAGGGGTAA
- the mnmA gene encoding tRNA 2-thiouridine(34) synthase MnmA translates to MSRPTVLLGMSGGVDSSVAALLLTEEGYDVRGVTLQVWEQEDETVAVTKKWEERGCCKVGLARHVAKQLNIPHEVVDTREAFQKGVIDDFVSGYLSGETPNPCVRCNERVKFGKLYHLAQARGVDFVATGHYARIKPIEKGYGLFKGLDPKKDQSYFLYRLSSSWLHNILFPLGHLHKTEVWKRAEDMGLPVEELQESQEICFVTQGDYREFLKIEAPQATCPGPFVDQEGQYLGEHRGIAFYTPGQRKGLGLATGERLYVQHVDPQTNTVTVGKEDALQQEACLVGDLNWLEEKVPEGTRSVAVKYRYASQVVPGTLISRSNGMFDVKFDTSQKALSPGQSAVFYDGDQVLGGGIIQRTSNNSRSLPLLPKTSQPNAAGRVS, encoded by the coding sequence ATGTCTCGACCAACCGTTCTTTTAGGAATGAGTGGCGGCGTGGATAGCTCTGTGGCCGCCCTACTTCTGACCGAAGAAGGGTACGATGTTCGTGGCGTCACCCTTCAAGTGTGGGAGCAGGAAGATGAAACTGTGGCCGTTACCAAAAAATGGGAGGAGCGGGGTTGTTGTAAGGTTGGGCTAGCCCGGCACGTCGCGAAACAACTCAACATTCCGCATGAAGTGGTGGATACCCGAGAAGCCTTCCAAAAGGGGGTCATCGACGATTTTGTCTCAGGGTATCTTTCTGGGGAAACCCCCAATCCTTGCGTTCGGTGCAATGAGCGAGTGAAGTTCGGAAAGTTATACCACCTTGCCCAAGCCCGTGGGGTCGATTTTGTTGCGACAGGCCATTATGCTCGCATTAAGCCAATCGAAAAAGGCTATGGTCTTTTCAAAGGCCTCGATCCCAAAAAAGACCAATCCTATTTTCTGTATCGTCTTTCTTCATCTTGGCTACACAATATTCTCTTTCCTTTGGGCCATCTTCACAAGACTGAAGTGTGGAAACGTGCGGAAGATATGGGGCTTCCGGTTGAAGAATTACAGGAAAGCCAAGAAATTTGTTTTGTCACGCAGGGGGATTATCGGGAGTTTTTGAAAATTGAGGCTCCACAAGCCACATGCCCAGGGCCTTTTGTGGATCAAGAGGGTCAATATCTCGGAGAACATCGTGGAATTGCTTTCTATACTCCAGGGCAACGCAAGGGCCTTGGGCTCGCAACTGGGGAGCGGTTATACGTTCAACATGTCGACCCCCAAACCAATACCGTGACTGTTGGGAAAGAGGATGCATTACAACAAGAAGCATGCCTTGTCGGTGATCTGAATTGGCTGGAGGAGAAAGTTCCGGAAGGAACTCGGTCCGTTGCGGTTAAATATCGCTATGCATCTCAGGTGGTGCCGGGAACGCTCATTTCCAGGTCAAATGGGATGTTTGACGTCAAATTTGATACTTCGCAGAAAGCGCTGAGCCCAGGACAATCTGCCGTCTTCTATGACGGTGACCAAGTCCTAGGAGGGGGAATTATTCAACGCACTTCTAATAATTCCAGAAGTCTTCCTTTATTGCCCAAAACCAGCCAACCCAATGCAGCTGGTCGTGTGTCCTGA
- the atpA gene encoding F0F1 ATP synthase subunit alpha translates to MQIKAEEISSIIQEKIKGFEQRVDVTETGYVIQVGDGIAKVYGLEGAMAGELLEFTGNIFGVALNLEEDSVGAVIMGSDTGIKEGDPVKRTGRIAEVPVGDALVGRVVDAIGQPIDGKGPINSTETRLVEVRAPGVVERQSVGEPLQTGLKAIDAMIPIGRGQRELIIGDRQTGKTAIAVDTIINQKGLNVFCFYVAIGQKRSTVARVVKTLEDAGAMEYTTVVSATASDAAPLQFFAPYTGVTMGEFFRDNGKHALIVYDDLSKHAVAYRQMSLLLRRPPGREAFPGDVFFLHSRLLERAAKLSEENGSGSLTALPIIETQAGDVSAYVPTNVISITDGQIYLAADLFYSGIRPAINVGLSVSRVGGAAQIKTMKQVAGTLRLDLAQYREMAAFAQFGSELDKSTQAQLARGARMVELLKQEQYKPMAVADQVISIYAGVNGFIDDVPTNKVREFESSLLEYIKEKHPQIREEVVTKKKIDDEFGGQLKQIIADFKKTKKF, encoded by the coding sequence ATGCAGATCAAGGCAGAGGAAATTAGTTCGATCATTCAGGAAAAGATTAAAGGCTTCGAGCAACGCGTCGATGTCACTGAAACCGGCTATGTCATTCAAGTGGGAGACGGCATTGCCAAGGTTTATGGCTTAGAAGGAGCCATGGCCGGTGAGTTGTTAGAGTTTACCGGAAATATTTTTGGCGTGGCGTTGAATCTTGAAGAAGATAGTGTCGGTGCCGTGATCATGGGATCCGACACGGGGATTAAGGAAGGTGATCCGGTCAAACGCACGGGCCGCATCGCCGAGGTGCCAGTTGGCGATGCCTTGGTGGGACGTGTGGTGGATGCCATTGGCCAGCCAATCGATGGAAAAGGTCCGATTAATTCTACAGAGACTCGACTCGTGGAAGTTCGGGCTCCTGGAGTCGTGGAGCGTCAATCTGTCGGTGAACCGTTGCAGACCGGACTGAAAGCCATTGATGCCATGATCCCAATTGGCCGTGGCCAACGCGAGTTAATCATCGGCGATCGGCAAACCGGAAAGACCGCGATTGCCGTGGATACTATCATCAATCAGAAGGGCCTCAACGTCTTTTGTTTTTATGTGGCCATCGGGCAAAAACGATCAACCGTTGCCCGCGTCGTGAAAACCCTAGAAGATGCCGGTGCCATGGAATACACCACCGTAGTCTCAGCGACAGCCAGTGATGCCGCTCCCCTCCAATTCTTTGCTCCGTACACCGGCGTGACGATGGGGGAATTCTTTCGAGATAACGGCAAGCATGCCTTAATCGTATATGACGATCTTTCCAAGCATGCAGTGGCGTATCGCCAAATGTCGTTGTTGCTTCGGCGCCCACCAGGACGTGAAGCGTTTCCAGGGGATGTGTTCTTTTTACATTCCCGGTTGCTGGAGCGTGCGGCTAAACTCAGTGAAGAAAACGGTTCTGGTAGCCTCACCGCCCTGCCCATAATTGAAACTCAGGCAGGGGACGTATCAGCCTATGTACCAACCAACGTCATTTCCATTACCGATGGACAAATTTATTTAGCCGCGGATTTGTTTTATTCCGGTATTCGCCCAGCGATTAACGTGGGCCTTTCGGTTTCTCGTGTGGGTGGTGCCGCGCAAATCAAAACCATGAAACAAGTAGCAGGGACCCTCCGATTAGATCTTGCCCAATATCGAGAAATGGCGGCGTTTGCCCAATTTGGCAGTGAGTTGGATAAATCCACACAAGCCCAACTCGCGCGTGGTGCCAGAATGGTGGAGCTGTTAAAACAAGAGCAGTACAAACCCATGGCCGTCGCCGATCAGGTGATCTCGATTTACGCTGGAGTCAATGGGTTTATTGATGATGTTCCGACAAACAAAGTTCGGGAATTTGAGTCTAGCTTATTGGAATACATCAAAGAAAAGCATCCGCAGATACGAGAAGAAGTTGTCACCAAGAAAAAAATCGATGATGAGTTTGGTGGTCAGCTCAAGCAGATCATCGCTGATTTTAAAAAGACTAAAAAATTCTAA